In Amycolatopsis sp. FBCC-B4732, the genomic stretch GGTTCCACGTGTTGATGGCGAAGATCAGCGCGAGCAGCTGGGCCAGTTCCTCCTCGCCGAACCGGCCGGCTGCGCGGGCGTAGACGTCGTCGGGGACGCCGCCGTCCGAAATCAGCGTGACGGCTTCGGTCAGGGCCAGCGCGGCCTGCTCCTTCCCGCTGAAGAAGCTCGTGGCCTCGTGCCAGACGGCGACCATGTGCAGCCGCTCCTCGCTCTCGCCGGCCTTGCGGGCGTCGGAGGTGTGCATGTGCAGGCAGTAGGCGCAGCGGTTGAGCTGCGACGCGCGGATCTGGACCAGCTCGACCAGCGCGGGGTCGAGCCCGGCGCGGGCGGCGGCGTCGAAGCCGATCAGGGCCTTGAAGGCCTTCGGGGCGGACTTGGCGAAGTTCACTCGGTTCGTCATGACCAGAAACCTATGGCCTGGTTGACCCCCGTGTAGGGTGCATTTCCGTGTCGGATTCGTGGGTCAATTCGGGGGAGCGGCTCGGTGCCGACCTGCACCTGGAGCTGTCCGGCGGCGGCAAGCGGGCCGCGCTCATCACCGCGCTGCGGGACGCCGTCCGCGCCGGACGGCTCGCGCCCGGCACGCGGCTGCCGCCGTACCGGTCACTGGCCGCGGACCTGGGGCTGGCCCGCAACACCGTCGCCGACGCCTACGCCGAGCTGGTCGCCGAGGGCTGGCTCACCGCCGTCCAGGGCTCCGGCACCCGCGTCGCCGAACGCGCCGAGCCACTCGAACCGGTGCGCGTACCGCGGAAAGCCCCCGCGGCGCCGGAACCGCGGTACAACCTCCGGCAAGGCCAGCCGGACGCGACGTCGTTCCCGCGCACCGAATGGCTCGCCGCGGCCAGGCGCGCGCTGAACGTGGCTCCGCACGACGCGTTCGGCCCGGGCGACCCGCGCGGCCGCCCCGAACTGCGGGAAGCGCTGGCCCAGTACCTGGCGCGGGCGCGCGGCGTGCGGACGTCCCCGGACCGGATCGTGGTGTGCTCGGGCTTCGCGCACGCCCTGCGGCTGCTGTTCCCGGCGGTGCTGCCCGGCCCGCTCGCCGTCGAGGCCTACGGGCTGGCGTTCCACCGCTCGATCTTCGCCGCGGCTTCGGTGCCGACGGTCCCCCTGGACCTGGACGAGCACGGCGCGCGCGTCGAGGGCCTCGACGTCCCGTCGGTGCTGCTGACCCCGGCCCACCAGTTCCCGACCGGCGGCCCGCTGCACCACGACCGCCGCACCGCGGTGCTCGGCCACATCCGCGCGCACGGCGGTGTCCTGCTCGAAGACGACTACGACGGCGAGTTCCGCTACGACCGCAAGCCGGTCGGCGCGGTCCAGGG encodes the following:
- a CDS encoding carboxymuconolactone decarboxylase family protein, with translation MTNRVNFAKSAPKAFKALIGFDAAARAGLDPALVELVQIRASQLNRCAYCLHMHTSDARKAGESEERLHMVAVWHEATSFFSGKEQAALALTEAVTLISDGGVPDDVYARAAGRFGEEELAQLLALIFAINTWNRIAITTAKVPGTDERVAR
- a CDS encoding PLP-dependent aminotransferase family protein; its protein translation is MSDSWVNSGERLGADLHLELSGGGKRAALITALRDAVRAGRLAPGTRLPPYRSLAADLGLARNTVADAYAELVAEGWLTAVQGSGTRVAERAEPLEPVRVPRKAPAAPEPRYNLRQGQPDATSFPRTEWLAAARRALNVAPHDAFGPGDPRGRPELREALAQYLARARGVRTSPDRIVVCSGFAHALRLLFPAVLPGPLAVEAYGLAFHRSIFAAASVPTVPLDLDEHGARVEGLDVPSVLLTPAHQFPTGGPLHHDRRTAVLGHIRAHGGVLLEDDYDGEFRYDRKPVGAVQGLDPEHVVYGGSVSKSLSPALRLGWLVLPERLVDPVLAAKGEREAWAGVLDQLTLAEFLDSGAYDRHIRRMRQRYRRRRDLLVTALAERAPHVTPTGIAAGLHAVLRLPPGTEASAVKAAAWQGLALDGLAAFRHPASTMSTMDGLVVGYATPPEHAYPAALDALCRALPPA